A window of Phycisphaeraceae bacterium genomic DNA:
CCTCATGGAGAGGTGGAGCTTGTGACGGACGCTCATCACTTCACACGCGTCGTGCGGGAAGGCATTCTCGAAGCGCGTGTCAGCCTCGACATCGCCACCGCCGACTTCAAAGCCATGCTCGTCCCCACCGATGGGCGCAGAGCTATCTCGATCGTTGAGGTATTGCGCCAACTCACGCAGCGCGGCGTGGAAATTCGTCTCCTGCACAGCGGCGTGCCCAGCGGTCCGGCATTGCGCGAGCTGCGCGCCCAACTGCCCAGCGGCCTGACCATCCGCCGCTGCCCGCGACTCCACG
This region includes:
- a CDS encoding phospholipase D family protein, which encodes MRSRRRTTAVSLPAAAPHGEVELVTDAHHFTRVVREGILEARVSLDIATADFKAMLVPTDGRRAISIVEVLRQLTQRGVEIRLLHSGVPSGPALRELRAQLPSGLTIRRCPRLHAKTVIVDCQRMYLGSANLTGAGLGAKSENRRNFEIGVWTRSGELIDAVMAQFNALWEGRRCTKCQRRNICPVPLEEPKL